In Populus alba chromosome 1, ASM523922v2, whole genome shotgun sequence, a single window of DNA contains:
- the LOC118058608 gene encoding cyclic nucleotide-gated ion channel 4 — protein MEEQNTTLRAFWYFNKRILFLSSSISIVYSCVLISYTYPCPQRKSYVYCSPLTNLNTSSSSLSSPPFMASEHQENSNAAQYLQYFTDEDSKSEEDEGEDDEEEEEDVEEESPQDCKGMFLNLCGGGSKRRGWSLGQVLDPRGKWVQEWNRVFLLVCATGLFVDPLFFYVLSISDTCMCLFVDGWFAITVTALRCMTDVLYLWNMWLQLKIAKRPHGGGENGGDGERGGFRVAGPCSSALRYLKAKKGFFFDLFVILPLPQIVLWVGIPSLLQKGSVTLLMNVFLIIFLFQYLPKIHYSVCLLRRMQSISGYIFGTVWWGIALNMIAYFVASHAAGACWYLLGIQRAAKCLKEQCMETSGCGLGLLSCKEPIYYGTTRKVMEKARWAWADNKQARSMCLDSPDKYDYGAYKWTVQLVTNDSRLEKILFPIFWGLMTLSTFGNLESTTEWLEVVFNIIVLTSGLLLVTMLIGNIKVFLHATTSKKQAMQLKMRNIEWWMRKRHLPTGFRQRVRNYERQRWAAMRGVDECEMIRNLPEGLRRDIKYHLCLDLVRQVPLFQHMDDLVLENICDRVKSLIFTKGETITREGDPVQRMLFVVRGHLQSSQVLRDGVKSCCMLGPGNFSGDELLSWCLRRPFIERLPPSSSTLVTLETTEAFGLEAEDVKYVTQHFRYTFVKERVKRSARYYSPGWRTWAAVAIQLAWRRYKHRLTLTSLSFIRPRRPLSRCSSLGEDRLRLYTALLTSPKPNQDDFDF, from the exons ATGGAGGAGCAGAACACCACTCTAAGGGCATTTTGGTACTTTAATAAAAGGATCTTGTTTCTCTCAAGTTCTATCTCTATAGTCTACAGTTGTGTCCTTATTTCTTATACATATCCATGCCCCCAAAGAAAGTCATACGTGTATTGCTCTCCCCTTACCAACCTAAACACCTCCTCCAGCTCCCTCTCTTCACCTCCTTTCATGGCTAGTGAGCACCAAGAAAACTCAAATGCTGCACAGTACTTGCAGTATTTTACAGACGAAGACAGCAAaagtgaagaagatgaaggtgaagatgatgaagaagaagaagaagatgtggAGGAGGAAAGTCCACAAGATTGCAAAGGCATGTTCTTGAATCTGTGTGGTGGTGGTTCTAAAAGAAGAGGGTGGTCTCTAGGACAGGTGTTAGACCCTAGAGGCAAATGGGTTCAGGAATGGAATAGAGTTTTTCTCCTCGTGTGTGCCACAGGACTTTTTGTGGACCCTCTCTTCTTCTACGTCCTCTCAATAAGCGACACCTGCATGTGCCTATTCGTCGATGGGTGGTTTGCCATCACGGTCACAGCTCTCCGGTGCATGACTGATGTTCTGTACTTGTGGAACATGTGGTTGCAGCTGAAAATAGCCAAGAGACCACATGGTGGTGGTGAAAATGGTGGAGATGGAGAAAGAGGAGGGTTCCGAGTTGCCGGCCCTTGCTCCTCGGCTCTGAGGTACTTGAAGGCTAAGAAAGGATTTTTCTTTGATCTCTTCGTTATTCTGCCTCTACCCCAG ATTGTATTGTGGGTGGGAATTCCATCTCTGTTGCAAAAAGGATCAGTAACGCTACTGATGAACGTGTTTCTGATCATTTTCCTCTTCCAATATCTCCCAAAAATACACTATTCCGTCTGCCTCCTTCGACGCATGCAAAGTATCTCCGGCTATATATTTGGAACTGTTTGGTGGGGAATCGCTCTCAACATGATTGCTTACTTTGTTGCATCACAT GCAGCAGGGGCATGTTGGTACTTACTGGGAATTCAAAGGGCTGCAAAATGCTTGAAAGAACAGTGCATGGAAACATCGGGTTGTGGCCTGGGATTGTTGTCTTGCAAAGAGCCTATTTACTATGGAACAACAAGAAAAGTGATGGAGAAGGCGAGATGGGCATGGGCGGATAACAAGCAAGCAAGATCTATGTGCTTAGACAGCCCTGATAAATATGATTATGGTGCATATAAATGGACCGTTCAGCTGGTTACCAATGACAGCAGATTAGAGAAGATACTCTTCCCTATCTTCTGGGGCCTGATGACTCTCAG CACGTTTGGGAACCTGGAGAGCACAACTGAGTGGTTAGAGGTTGTTTTCAACATCATTGTTCTGACGAGTGGGCTGCTCTTGGTCACCATGTTGATTGGGAATATCAAG GTGTTCTTGCATGCAACCACATCAAAGAAGCAAGCAATGCAGTTGAAGATGAGGAATATAGAGTGGTGGATGAGGAAAAGGCACTTGCCTACGGGGTTCCGGCAGCGAGTGCGCAACTACGAGAGGCAACGGTGGGCGGCGATGAGGGGTGTTGATGAATGTGAGATGATCCGGAACCTCCCTGAGGGCCTTAGGAGGGACATCAAGTACCATCTTTGCCTGGATTTGGTGAGACAG GTACCACTGTTCCAACACATGGATGATTTGGTCCTCGAGAACATTTGTGACCGTGTGAAGTCTCTCATCTTCACAAAGGGAGAAACA ATTACAAGGGAGGGAGACCCCGTCCAAAGAATGTTATTTGTAGTGAGGGGACATCTCCAAAGTAGCCAAGTTCTCAGAGACGGTGTCAAAAGTTGCTGCATGCTAGGGCCTGGGAATTTCAGTGGTGATGAGCTCTTATCATGGTGCCTGAGAAGACCTTTTATCGAACGCTTGCCACCGTCTTCATCGACGTTGGTGACTCTTGAAACCACCGAGGCTTTTGGCCTAGAAGCTGAAGACGTGAAATACGTGACGCAACATTTCAGGTACACATTCGTTAAGGAGAGAGTTAAGAGAAGCGCAAGGTATTATTCACCTGGATGGAGAACTTGGGCTGCTGTGGCTATTCAGCTGGCTTGGAGAAGGTATAAGCATCGGCTAACGCTTACCTCATTGTCATTTATAAGGCCTAGAAGACCTTTGTCAAGGTGTTCTTCTTTGGGAGAGGATAGGCTTCGGCTTTATACTGCTCTCTTAACTTCACCGAAGCCGAATCAAGATGATTTTGACTTTTGA
- the LOC118058610 gene encoding uncharacterized protein produces the protein MLEGKAIIGEADMLQTMQQDALDLAAKALDFFDVTDSTDIARLIKKEFDRMYGPGWQCIVGRDFGSFVTHCFGCFIYFQIGSLSILLFRGSAGYPEQEENQFESLGILRDLWKTI, from the exons ATGCTAGAAGGCAAGGCTATTATTGGTGAGGCCGATATGCTTCAAACAATGCAACAAGATGCACTTGATCTTGCAGCCAAAGCCCTCGACTTCTTTGATGTCACTGACTCCACTGACATAGCTCGTCTTATTAAGAAG GAATTTGATAGGATGTATGGACCAGGGTGGCAATGCATTGTGGGAAGAGATTTTGGCTCATTTGTGACTCACTGCTTTGGATGTttcatatattttcagattGGAAGCCTTTCAATTTTGCTCTTCAGGGGCTCTGCTGGTTATCCAGAACAAGAGGAAAACCAGTTTGAAAGCCTTGGAATCCTTAGAGACCTTTGGAAAACAATCTAA
- the LOC118058611 gene encoding uncharacterized protein, whose protein sequence is MAPRLLSCFAKGNDSSARNQNHANVTVDVSAEEQHRGGAVLVELFSSQGCKTSPEAELLVSRLGRGDFELEMPVIILAFHVDYWDYMGWKDPYGGSQWTVRQKAYVESLKLDTMFTPQIVVQGRTQCVGNEEEALLSSIVNAPRFPAPTFQATFQRPTPDCLQVSLSGALRTKADNDGVNVMVALYDSGLVTDCPKGENKGRILSNDYVVRKLEKLCTVKDISAKKTVSGTVNFALWEGFNRSKCGLVVFVEDNSHQIFGSQSIQFPDAI, encoded by the exons ATGGCACCACGTCTCTTATCTTGCTTTGCCAAGGGAAACGATTCTTCTGCAAGAAACCAAAACCATGCAAATGTAACCGTTGATGTATCTGCGGAGGAGCAACACCGTGGTGGGGCTGTTTTGGTGGAGTTGTTTTCTTCACAGGGATGTAAAACATCCCCGGAAGCTGAGTTGTTGGTTTCAAGGCTAGGGAGAGGTGATTTTGAGCTTGAAATGCCAGTTATTATTTTGGCTTTTCATGTTGATTACTGGGATTACATGGGTTGGAAAGATCCTTATGGGGGCAGTCAGTGGACAGTTAGACAAAAGGCTTATGTTGAGTCTTTGAAGCTTGATACTATGTTTACACCACAGATTGTTGTTCAAGGGAGAACTCAGTGCGTGGGAAATGAAGAGGAGGCTTTGTTGTCGTCCATTGTCAATGCACCAAGGTTTCCTGCTCCCACTTTTCAG GCAACATTTCAGAGGCCGACTCCAGATTGCTTACAAGTCTCTTTATCAGGAGCCTTGAGAACTAAAGCTGACAATGATGGTGTCAACGTCATGGTTGCTCTCTATGACAGTGGATTAGTGACTGATTGTCCCAAGGGAGAGAACAAAGGGCGTATCCTATCAAATGACTATGTTGTTAGAAAGCTTGAAAAACTCTGCACTGTCAAAGACATCTCTGCCAAGAAGACAGTTTCAGGAACTGTTAATTTTGCTTTATGGGAAGGCTTCAATCGCAGCAAATGTGGTCTTGTTGTCTTTGTTGAAGACAACTCCCATCAGATTTTTGGGTCGCAGAGCATTCAGTTCCCGGATGCTATATGA